In a single window of the Acidobacteriota bacterium genome:
- a CDS encoding carboxypeptidase regulatory-like domain-containing protein — protein MRKKIHVIAIFVMLAGIAGSAMILRVTIQPSSAAGSGMINITCPGSERIWDGGGSTNNWSEAANWCSDQLPISGSVVQFDGTSSKDALVDSNVSVTTLKILPAYSGTLSVADLNSIAAGNIEQASGSVSIGTGSLSVAGSYTMTGGSFNGGSGSLTTGFISPSGGTFDVGGAVHNAANIVMGGGHIVFTSGTMTITGSFFRSAGTGDFDNGTIIAAGGLNQSLDGIYGSVNNLTVNKPDSLGISSVGTVAVLGTLSLIDGIYGGSGTLEARGPVVIESTFGNSTGGGGGTIALRNGAGPRTVTLPAGSKLPALVIDDPQVSVNTDGPGTVNLDDVTLSAGTVEIGNTDLIFGYTTAVSGSQYIQTGGTFNITTGNVVWNTAGNFSLSNGTFNAGSGTVALGGGQFSLSGGTFTPSTGSNTFGLSLNTSFNQSGGLFASGAGSVDVNGAFNLSGGTFNAPSGNMSVGFNFDHTAGTFNHNEGTLIFDSSHPAFGHNLPGNPGTGQFHNLVFALTTENASLTLGGDTWVASGDITVSNGQIGFGILRPEGNFTVESGADGGNAEVRFSGTAAQAFQNNGGVNPTGTFSVDKPTGTVTAASDMLLGTSQALNIVSGALYLADGSDLRSGNLTIGTSGRLVNDSSTTITLGGNVSNSGRIDLQGGGADCPGDDLILIRSSVSGTQRQWNGSGAFRLVDTDIQDMAGSAAITAFSSTNSGNVGANWTFDGGCPASLSISPETVSLYRNQTQTFTAGGGFAPRTFSFVQNNSGGSINSSNGLYTAGNTMNVTDTIRVTDAFGSTADATVNVIPGPPTRLVFSVQPSNGSAGQAISPAIQVAVQDNNGNTIPNATNAVTLNLLDNPGGSTLSGTITRNAVNGIATFNDISLNKVGNGYTFTAGSNGLSGALSEAFNIAAGAPAQLVYDQQPTNVYPGTTIQPSVRVAVLDAFGNLASNATIPVTITIETNPNGGTLVNGGPQNTINGYATFSCRIEGALNFGSGYTLMATSPGLPTATSQSFDVLSPFIVVNTNNSGSGSLRSAVGSANATPGHQIISFNIPGAPPYTINYVGVGDPITITDSVTIDGTTQPSYPGSPVIEINGSQYTAINATALVSQSPNNTIKGLAFTGFSSTALRIASSNNIIIGNYFGLSPLGISAGNHTGISVGSSGNLIGGSDPMDRNVITGNNVGISFFSGNQNNIVKGNLIGTAPDGIAPMPNLVGIWMTSGQNNIIGGTSFGDGNKIAFNTQDGIRINAASARVNGNSIHSNNGPGIDLQPLGVNGNDNCDADTGPNGKQNFPVISSVNLVGGGAQIEASLNSTPNQTFTIDYYANPVADPAGYGEGKTWIGSQSVTTGSNCSTGTFTFNAPSVPADTTNITATATDSEGRTSEFSQARGALISIAGTVRKGSNDPVSGVAVQLRNTISSPIIRTAVTDSAGRFVLTGLNPGSDYFVSMTKANHTFSPPTRTYTALTTAVDDNYTANVNYLTISGKVSTNGVGVSGVTVTLSGTASRTATTDSAGNYAFSNLLAGIYTVTPSRTGFTFTPGSSTQAVSNNTTFNFAAANQITGKILHSNGGELRTMNADGSGVVTLATNGSPNNISHSDLSRDGSKVAFVDQADGVFTMNYDGSGKTKIRTLPDGIFIQGLKWSPDKSRLGTTCQQASIKVCALNSSSGTLTQYSGPTPEVFYNWSGNNSLLLRRFASGGDQLYRLDLANNNRQLLVNRGVYDAEESSDASLLAFRDASGIWKANIDGSGQQQTPNLSGTGQFRLSPTGLRILSTEYTSGFVMRSYDLSTGTGQFEHGPGGHRSWANYYSQPVIAGTGVNAAVGNVSIQFGGIPFTTDGSSEVSFDAIAPESLGDAPSGYRFTQTGYELDITGTFTPPATVCITIPAERYGASAQFQRLRLLHFTGGSFVDITSLPNNEAVRTICGDASSLGGFAVAELIDPAMPSIAGQVVDENGEPIADHLVVLKGDDERMTRTDHEGLFAFTNLNTGGGYSVAPNQHGYLFDISSAGFDDISGENTVVFRGLAAQFTVSGSVRMGDGTPLAGVEVTMSGDGEQTTTTDPNGEYSFANAAANSSFEITARTAGGTPTPVSIFVARISSDLIGQDFVLFSPTAASVSIGGRVFAPDGRALRNATITATAPDGTVRTAVTGSFGYFRIEGLAAGSNYAVTVSSRAFIFDSVFVYADSDRDDLVFNGRPR, from the coding sequence ATGAGAAAAAAGATTCACGTTATCGCAATATTTGTAATGTTAGCCGGGATCGCGGGCTCCGCGATGATCCTTAGGGTTACCATCCAACCTTCATCGGCTGCCGGCTCCGGCATGATCAACATCACGTGTCCGGGTTCCGAACGTATTTGGGACGGCGGCGGCTCGACCAATAATTGGTCCGAGGCGGCGAACTGGTGCAGCGACCAACTGCCTATCTCAGGTTCTGTTGTCCAATTCGACGGGACTAGCAGCAAGGATGCGCTGGTCGATTCAAATGTTTCGGTTACGACATTGAAGATCCTTCCTGCTTATTCAGGTACGTTGTCCGTCGCCGATCTCAATTCTATCGCGGCGGGCAACATTGAACAGGCGTCCGGCTCGGTAAGCATCGGCACCGGCTCGCTCTCCGTCGCCGGCAGCTACACGATGACCGGCGGCAGTTTCAACGGCGGCAGCGGGAGCTTGACCACCGGCTTTATCAGCCCGAGCGGCGGCACGTTCGACGTAGGAGGAGCCGTCCATAATGCTGCAAATATCGTAATGGGCGGCGGCCATATTGTCTTTACATCGGGGACAATGACCATCACGGGGAGCTTTTTCCGAAGTGCGGGGACGGGCGATTTTGACAACGGTACGATCATCGCTGCGGGCGGCCTGAATCAAAGCCTAGATGGCATCTACGGTAGTGTCAATAACCTTACCGTCAACAAACCCGATTCGCTGGGGATCAGTAGTGTCGGCACGGTCGCTGTACTTGGCACACTCTCACTCATCGATGGTATATATGGCGGGTCCGGAACGCTTGAGGCAAGAGGCCCGGTCGTCATTGAGTCCACGTTTGGAAACTCTACCGGCGGCGGAGGAGGTACGATCGCTTTGCGAAACGGAGCCGGACCGCGAACCGTTACGCTTCCCGCAGGTTCAAAACTGCCTGCTCTCGTAATTGATGATCCCCAAGTGTCGGTCAACACCGATGGTCCCGGCACGGTGAACCTTGACGACGTAACATTGAGTGCAGGAACTGTCGAGATCGGAAATACCGATCTGATCTTTGGATATACGACCGCCGTCTCAGGCTCGCAATATATTCAGACCGGCGGCACCTTCAATATCACTACGGGCAATGTGGTTTGGAACACCGCCGGAAATTTCAGTTTGAGCAACGGCACCTTCAACGCGGGTTCCGGAACCGTGGCCCTCGGCGGCGGGCAGTTCAGCCTTAGTGGCGGTACGTTCACACCGTCGACCGGATCGAACACCTTCGGTCTGTCGTTGAACACATCATTTAATCAGTCGGGCGGCCTTTTTGCTTCCGGAGCCGGATCGGTCGATGTCAATGGGGCCTTCAATCTCTCCGGCGGCACATTCAATGCGCCGTCGGGGAACATGTCTGTCGGCTTCAACTTTGACCACACCGCGGGCACGTTCAATCACAATGAGGGAACGCTGATCTTTGACAGCTCACATCCGGCATTTGGGCATAACCTGCCCGGAAATCCCGGAACAGGTCAGTTTCACAATTTGGTATTCGCACTTACGACGGAAAATGCGAGTCTGACTCTCGGCGGTGACACTTGGGTAGCGAGCGGCGACATAACGGTCAGTAATGGGCAGATCGGATTCGGTATTCTGCGGCCGGAGGGCAACTTCACGGTCGAATCCGGAGCGGACGGCGGCAATGCAGAGGTGCGCTTTTCAGGAACGGCGGCACAGGCATTTCAAAATAACGGCGGCGTCAATCCGACTGGCACATTTTCCGTCGATAAACCTACAGGCACTGTCACGGCAGCGTCGGACATGCTGCTTGGCACTTCGCAGGCGTTGAATATCGTATCGGGGGCTTTGTATCTTGCTGACGGCAGCGACCTGCGTTCAGGCAATCTTACAATTGGAACGAGCGGCCGGCTGGTCAATGATTCCTCCACCACCATTACTCTTGGCGGCAATGTGTCGAACAGCGGCCGCATAGACCTGCAGGGCGGCGGAGCGGACTGTCCGGGTGATGACCTGATCCTGATCCGCTCGAGTGTTTCAGGAACACAGCGGCAGTGGAACGGCTCCGGTGCATTCCGACTTGTTGATACCGATATTCAGGACATGGCGGGATCGGCGGCAATCACTGCGTTCAGCAGCACGAATAGCGGCAACGTAGGCGCCAACTGGACGTTCGACGGCGGCTGTCCTGCTTCTTTGTCCATCTCGCCCGAGACGGTCAGCCTTTACCGAAACCAGACACAGACCTTCACGGCAGGCGGCGGATTCGCGCCGCGGACATTCAGCTTCGTCCAGAATAATTCCGGCGGATCGATAAACTCATCGAACGGCCTCTATACCGCCGGCAACACGATGAACGTTACCGACACGATCCGCGTCACCGACGCTTTCGGATCCACGGCTGACGCGACGGTCAACGTCATTCCCGGCCCGCCGACGCGGCTTGTATTTAGCGTGCAGCCGTCCAACGGAAGTGCCGGACAGGCGATCTCACCGGCGATACAGGTAGCGGTACAGGACAATAACGGGAATACGATTCCCAATGCGACAAATGCCGTAACGCTGAATCTGCTCGACAATCCGGGCGGCTCTACGCTCTCGGGCACCATCACGAGAAACGCCGTAAATGGCATAGCGACATTCAACGACATCAGCCTGAACAAGGTCGGGAACGGCTACACATTCACTGCGGGTTCGAACGGGCTCTCGGGCGCTCTCTCAGAAGCCTTCAATATTGCCGCCGGTGCACCGGCTCAGCTCGTTTATGATCAACAGCCAACAAATGTGTACCCGGGCACCACGATTCAGCCATCTGTGAGAGTTGCCGTCCTTGATGCGTTTGGAAATTTGGCATCAAATGCAACGATCCCTGTAACAATTACTATCGAAACCAATCCGAATGGGGGAACCCTGGTCAATGGAGGCCCCCAAAACACAATAAATGGATACGCTACTTTCTCATGCAGGATCGAAGGAGCCCTGAATTTCGGATCCGGCTATACGCTTATGGCGACATCTCCGGGGTTGCCGACTGCGACAAGTCAGTCGTTTGACGTACTCTCTCCGTTCATCGTCGTGAATACTAACAATTCAGGATCGGGCTCTTTAAGGTCAGCAGTAGGATCTGCTAATGCAACTCCCGGACACCAGATAATTTCATTCAACATCCCCGGCGCTCCGCCGTATACCATAAACTACGTCGGGGTCGGCGATCCTATAACGATCACTGATTCCGTAACGATCGACGGCACGACCCAACCCAGCTACCCGGGCTCTCCGGTGATAGAAATAAATGGGTCGCAATATACCGCAATTAATGCAACCGCTCTCGTCTCTCAGAGTCCTAACAATACGATCAAGGGGTTGGCTTTCACCGGTTTCAGTTCGACTGCTCTCCGTATTGCCTCGAGCAACAACATCATAATCGGCAACTATTTTGGTCTGAGCCCTTTGGGAATTTCGGCCGGCAATCACACAGGGATCTCCGTAGGCTCGAGCGGAAACTTGATCGGCGGATCAGATCCGATGGATAGGAATGTCATCACAGGCAACAATGTTGGGATCAGTTTTTTTTCGGGAAATCAAAACAACATTGTAAAGGGTAACCTTATTGGCACCGCTCCCGATGGTATCGCGCCGATGCCGAATCTCGTCGGTATCTGGATGACATCCGGACAAAATAATATTATCGGTGGCACATCGTTCGGTGACGGCAATAAAATTGCCTTCAATACTCAGGATGGAATTCGGATCAATGCCGCATCAGCCCGTGTCAATGGTAACTCTATCCACTCAAATAACGGACCGGGAATAGATCTGCAACCATTAGGGGTCAATGGCAACGACAATTGCGATGCAGATACCGGACCAAATGGAAAGCAGAATTTCCCGGTCATCTCGTCGGTAAATCTGGTAGGCGGCGGAGCGCAGATCGAGGCATCACTCAACAGCACACCGAATCAGACTTTTACCATTGACTACTACGCAAATCCTGTCGCGGATCCGGCAGGCTATGGCGAAGGTAAAACGTGGATCGGTTCGCAGAGCGTTACTACAGGATCGAATTGTTCGACCGGCACATTTACGTTCAATGCACCTTCGGTACCGGCGGACACGACCAATATCACTGCGACGGCGACCGACTCGGAGGGCCGCACCTCAGAATTCTCACAGGCAAGAGGAGCTCTGATCTCGATCGCGGGAACCGTTCGTAAGGGGTCTAACGATCCGGTGTCAGGCGTTGCAGTGCAGCTGAGAAATACTATCTCATCGCCGATCATCCGCACTGCGGTAACGGATTCAGCAGGCAGATTTGTGCTAACAGGACTGAATCCCGGCAGCGATTATTTTGTCAGCATGACAAAGGCGAATCACACTTTCTCGCCGCCGACGCGGACCTATACGGCGCTCACGACAGCTGTTGATGATAACTACACGGCGAACGTAAATTATCTGACCATCAGCGGCAAGGTTTCGACGAACGGCGTCGGCGTTTCCGGCGTTACCGTAACTCTGAGCGGTACTGCAAGCCGGACCGCGACGACCGACAGCGCAGGCAACTATGCTTTCTCAAACCTCCTTGCCGGTATCTACACCGTCACGCCGTCGCGGACCGGTTTCACATTCACACCCGGCTCATCGACCCAGGCCGTTTCCAACAACACTACGTTCAATTTTGCGGCGGCCAATCAGATCACCGGGAAGATACTTCATTCAAACGGCGGCGAACTTCGAACTATGAATGCGGATGGCTCGGGGGTCGTCACTTTGGCGACCAACGGAAGTCCAAATAATATTTCCCATTCAGACCTCTCGCGGGATGGTTCGAAGGTCGCTTTCGTCGACCAGGCTGATGGCGTATTTACAATGAATTATGACGGCAGCGGGAAGACAAAGATCCGAACTCTTCCGGATGGCATTTTCATACAAGGACTAAAGTGGTCCCCGGATAAATCCCGTTTGGGAACTACCTGTCAGCAGGCAAGCATTAAAGTGTGTGCCCTCAATTCGTCATCCGGGACACTGACACAATACAGCGGACCAACTCCCGAGGTCTTTTATAATTGGTCAGGCAACAATTCCCTGCTCTTGCGGCGATTTGCGAGCGGCGGTGACCAGCTTTACCGGCTGGATCTGGCAAACAATAACAGACAGTTGCTGGTAAATAGGGGAGTCTATGACGCAGAAGAATCTTCCGACGCTTCTTTGCTAGCATTTCGGGATGCATCGGGGATCTGGAAAGCAAACATCGATGGATCTGGCCAACAGCAGACACCAAACCTGTCAGGCACCGGACAATTTAGACTTTCTCCGACCGGTCTACGAATTCTTTCAACAGAATACACCTCCGGATTTGTGATGCGTTCGTACGACCTATCGACGGGAACGGGCCAATTTGAACATGGCCCCGGCGGACACAGGTCTTGGGCGAATTACTATTCACAACCGGTCATTGCCGGTACAGGCGTCAACGCCGCGGTGGGCAATGTGTCGATACAGTTCGGCGGCATTCCATTTACGACCGATGGCTCGAGTGAAGTTTCCTTTGATGCGATCGCCCCGGAATCGCTCGGTGATGCGCCGTCGGGATATCGTTTTACACAGACCGGCTACGAACTCGACATCACAGGCACTTTTACGCCGCCGGCGACCGTCTGCATAACAATACCTGCTGAACGCTACGGCGCAAGTGCACAATTCCAACGGCTTCGGCTGCTGCATTTCACAGGCGGTTCGTTCGTTGACATAACTTCGCTGCCGAATAATGAGGCTGTACGAACGATCTGCGGTGATGCATCATCGCTGGGCGGTTTTGCAGTGGCCGAATTGATAGATCCCGCGATGCCTTCGATCGCCGGCCAGGTCGTCGATGAAAATGGCGAGCCCATTGCGGACCATCTCGTCGTGCTTAAGGGCGATGATGAGCGGATGACGCGGACCGACCACGAGGGCCTCTTCGCATTTACCAACTTGAACACAGGCGGCGGCTACAGCGTCGCACCCAATCAGCACGGGTATCTGTTCGATATTTCATCGGCCGGCTTTGACGATATTTCCGGCGAGAACACGGTCGTTTTCCGGGGCCTGGCGGCTCAATTCACGGTAAGCGGCAGCGTTAGAATGGGTGACGGAACGCCGCTCGCCGGGGTTGAGGTGACGATGTCCGGCGATGGCGAGCAGACAACAACGACGGATCCCAACGGTGAATATTCATTTGCCAACGCTGCGGCGAACAGTTCTTTCGAGATCACTGCACGTACAGCGGGCGGCACTCCGACTCCGGTGTCGATATTCGTCGCCCGGATCTCGAGCGATCTGATC